The Arthrobacter burdickii genome window below encodes:
- a CDS encoding SDR family oxidoreductase, giving the protein MDNDGARGKLILVTGATGYIGGRLVTKLVAEGRHVRVVVRSPQKLKDVPWADSVDIVQGDLQDAETMREVSQGVDTLYYLVHSMGSGRNFDEREADIASTVAAAATVAGVRRIVYLGGLHPEGVELSTHMRSRTQVGRILLESGTPTIAFQAGVVIGSGSASFEMIRHLSDVLPVMPAPKWVLNHIEPIAVRDVIHYLVGALDLPAGLNRTFDLGSREVLTYADMMNQYAAAAGLPHRRILALPVLTPRLAGHWVNLVTPIPRAMAMPLIESLQHDAVTSEHDIDQYVPAPTGGLTGYRLAVDMALGRMRAGEVETSWAGASQIDTEADPLPSDPQWAGHTVFTDVQTYSSTASTQRLWSVVEGIGGENGWYSWPVGWAARGWMDKLAGGVGLRRGRRDAKELLTGEALDFWRVEELVRGERLRLRAEMKVPGRAWLEFRVEPDGSGSSYYQRAVFFPQGLSGRLYWFAVLPFHGFIFAAMARNIARTAEALPAEPTAA; this is encoded by the coding sequence ATGGACAACGACGGCGCGCGCGGCAAGCTCATCCTGGTCACCGGAGCCACGGGATACATCGGCGGTCGCCTCGTCACCAAACTGGTCGCGGAGGGGCGCCACGTCCGGGTGGTCGTCCGCTCCCCGCAGAAGCTCAAGGACGTCCCCTGGGCCGACTCCGTCGACATCGTGCAGGGGGACCTGCAGGACGCCGAGACCATGCGCGAGGTCAGCCAGGGCGTCGACACGCTCTACTACCTCGTCCACTCCATGGGGTCCGGCAGGAACTTCGACGAGCGCGAGGCGGACATCGCATCCACCGTGGCGGCGGCGGCCACGGTGGCCGGGGTGCGCCGGATCGTCTACCTCGGGGGCCTCCACCCCGAGGGCGTCGAGCTGTCCACCCACATGCGCTCACGCACCCAGGTGGGCAGGATCCTCCTCGAGTCCGGGACGCCGACCATCGCCTTCCAGGCCGGCGTGGTCATCGGGTCGGGATCCGCGTCCTTCGAGATGATCCGCCACCTGTCCGACGTCCTCCCGGTGATGCCGGCGCCCAAGTGGGTCCTGAACCACATCGAGCCCATCGCCGTCCGTGACGTCATCCACTACCTGGTCGGGGCGCTGGATCTTCCCGCCGGACTGAACAGGACCTTCGACCTGGGATCCCGCGAGGTGCTCACCTACGCCGACATGATGAACCAGTACGCCGCGGCCGCAGGACTCCCTCACCGCCGGATCCTCGCCTTGCCGGTCCTCACGCCGCGCCTCGCCGGGCACTGGGTGAACCTCGTGACGCCCATCCCGCGGGCCATGGCGATGCCGCTCATCGAATCGCTGCAGCACGACGCCGTGACCTCCGAGCACGACATCGACCAGTACGTCCCCGCGCCGACGGGCGGGCTGACCGGCTACCGCCTGGCCGTGGACATGGCACTGGGCAGGATGCGCGCGGGAGAGGTGGAGACGAGCTGGGCCGGGGCGTCACAGATCGACACCGAGGCCGATCCGTTGCCCTCGGACCCCCAGTGGGCCGGCCACACGGTCTTCACCGACGTCCAGACGTACAGCTCGACGGCGTCGACCCAGAGGCTCTGGAGCGTCGTCGAGGGTATCGGCGGCGAGAACGGCTGGTACTCCTGGCCCGTCGGCTGGGCAGCCCGCGGCTGGATGGACAAGCTCGCGGGAGGCGTGGGCCTGCGCCGCGGACGGCGGGACGCGAAGGAGCTCCTCACGGGCGAGGCGCTGGATTTCTGGCGTGTGGAGGAACTGGTCCGGGGGGAGCGCCTGCGGCTCCGTGCCGAGATGAAGGTCCCGGGCAGGGCATGGCTCGAGTTCCGGGTGGAGCCCGACGGCTCCGGGAGCTCCTACTACCAGCGCGCGGTGTTCTTCCCGCAGGGGCTCTCGGGCCGCCTCTACTGGTTCGCGGTGCTGCCGTTCCACGGCTTCATCTTCGCGGCGATGGCACGCAACATCGCCAGGACGGCGGAGGCCCTGCCGGCGGAGCCGACCGCGGCCTGA
- the dnaG gene encoding DNA primase, protein MAGLIKREDIDEVRQRTDIKEVVEAYVTLKSAGIGSWKGLCPFHDERSPSFHVRPQMGSYHCFGCGEGGDVISFVQKLDHTSFSETVEKLAARIGFELHYEDGGTGPRREDVGRRQRLLDAHKIAAEFYRDQLLTQGAATARQFLQERGFDRGAAEQFGVGYAPQGWDTLLNHLTGRGFTLDELKLTGMFSASSSNAGRYYDRFRGRLIWPIRDITGDTVGFGARKLYEDDQGPKYLNTPETSLYKKSQVLYGIDLAKREIAKNRQLVVVEGYTDVMACHLAGVGTAVATCGTAFGTDHIKIARRLLSDDGTGGEVIFTFDGDAAGQKAALRAFEEDQRFNSQTYVAVEASGADPCDLRQTRGDDAVRALIADRRPLFEFAIKASFANFDLSSGEGQVKALRHAAPIVAQIRDVSLRSTYTRELSRWLGMQYVGEDQVARAVTAAARRDSGPASAGARHGQQGSPAQQGSAPSGSPAAGATSSVAPDEPYFERPDPRDPIARMEREVLEVALQQPTLLTATQWESFSTFRFTVPVYEALHTAVLAAGAAGTELPRWVESVREGVPDVLRPLVSELAVRPLPAKDADAMVAYCRDILNRLTELRITQQKADKLGQLQRMDPASDPALYNQLQRDLMELEMQRRQLREE, encoded by the coding sequence ATGGCCGGACTCATCAAGCGCGAAGACATCGATGAGGTACGCCAGCGGACCGACATCAAGGAAGTCGTCGAGGCCTACGTCACGCTGAAGTCGGCGGGCATCGGGTCCTGGAAGGGGCTGTGTCCGTTCCACGACGAGCGGTCGCCCTCCTTCCATGTCCGCCCGCAGATGGGCTCGTACCACTGCTTCGGCTGCGGCGAGGGCGGAGACGTCATCTCCTTCGTGCAGAAACTCGACCACACCTCCTTCAGCGAGACGGTCGAGAAGCTGGCGGCCCGCATCGGCTTCGAGCTGCACTACGAGGACGGCGGCACGGGGCCGCGGCGGGAGGACGTCGGCCGGCGGCAGCGCCTGCTCGACGCCCATAAGATCGCCGCGGAGTTCTACCGGGACCAGCTCCTCACCCAGGGAGCAGCCACGGCACGCCAGTTCCTCCAGGAACGCGGCTTCGACCGCGGGGCCGCGGAGCAGTTCGGCGTCGGCTATGCACCCCAGGGCTGGGACACGCTGCTGAACCACCTCACCGGCCGCGGCTTCACCCTGGACGAACTGAAACTGACCGGCATGTTCAGCGCGTCCTCGAGCAACGCCGGGAGGTACTACGACCGCTTCCGGGGGCGTCTCATCTGGCCCATCCGGGACATCACCGGGGACACCGTGGGCTTCGGCGCGCGCAAGCTCTACGAGGACGACCAGGGGCCGAAGTACCTCAACACCCCGGAGACATCGCTCTATAAGAAGTCCCAGGTGCTGTACGGCATCGACCTCGCCAAGCGGGAGATCGCGAAGAACCGGCAGCTCGTCGTCGTCGAGGGCTACACGGACGTCATGGCATGCCACCTCGCAGGCGTGGGCACCGCCGTCGCCACCTGCGGTACGGCATTCGGTACGGATCACATCAAGATCGCGCGCCGGCTCCTGTCCGACGACGGCACGGGCGGCGAGGTGATCTTCACGTTCGACGGCGATGCCGCGGGCCAGAAGGCGGCGCTGCGCGCCTTCGAGGAGGACCAGCGGTTCAACTCACAGACGTACGTCGCCGTCGAGGCATCCGGAGCGGATCCGTGCGACCTGCGGCAGACCCGGGGCGACGACGCCGTCCGCGCGCTCATCGCCGACCGCCGCCCCCTCTTCGAGTTCGCGATCAAGGCGTCCTTCGCCAACTTCGACCTCTCCTCGGGGGAGGGACAGGTGAAGGCACTGCGGCACGCGGCCCCGATCGTCGCCCAGATCCGCGACGTCTCCCTCCGGTCCACCTACACGCGCGAGCTCTCGCGCTGGCTGGGCATGCAGTACGTCGGCGAGGACCAGGTGGCCCGCGCCGTCACCGCGGCAGCACGCCGCGACAGCGGCCCGGCGTCCGCCGGCGCCCGGCACGGCCAGCAGGGGAGCCCTGCCCAGCAGGGCAGTGCTCCGTCCGGCTCGCCGGCCGCCGGTGCCACCTCCTCGGTAGCCCCCGACGAGCCGTACTTCGAGCGCCCCGATCCGCGGGACCCCATCGCCCGGATGGAGCGGGAGGTGCTCGAAGTGGCCCTCCAGCAGCCCACCCTCCTGACCGCCACGCAGTGGGAGAGCTTCTCCACCTTCCGGTTCACCGTCCCCGTCTACGAGGCCCTGCACACTGCGGTGCTAGCAGCGGGCGCGGCGGGGACCGAACTGCCCCGGTGGGTGGAATCGGTGCGCGAGGGCGTCCCCGACGTCCTGCGCCCCCTGGTCAGCGAACTGGCCGTCCGGCCGCTGCCCGCGAAGGACGCCGACGCGATGGTGGCGTATTGCCGCGACATCCTGAACCGGCTGACCGAGCTCCGGATCACCCAGCAGAAGGCGGACAAGCTGGGGCAGCTGCAGCGCATGGATCCCGCCTCCGACCCGGCGCTCTACAACCAGCTGCAGCGCGACCTGATGGAGCTCGAGATGCAGCGGAGACAGCTCCGAGAGGAGTGA